From a region of the Halomonas sp. HL-93 genome:
- a CDS encoding MMPL family transporter, with protein sequence MNHVQPPSPTHRERLAAWGWAGLLLGCALLLASLLSKGAPLDTRITALLPDSQQTALIEQAEQSLSHVVENRFVLLVKGDSPERLVADLKERLEASASVSDFDVDGFENPANDLSPYRYRLLTDSLADADNDAWVQRGLTRLHSLGSEVEPRRDPFGLLDAWLEQRLDSPIRLRDGLPSVSEQGTRWFIVSGQLSASPYDMELQQRLSTALADFQTAHPEAEMLRSGLVFHAAAGAAQAKREISTIGLGSLLGIGLLLWATFRRGSVLVSLLLPITCGVLFALPVTWWLFGTLHLLTLAFGASLIGVAVDYALHLQCARQLAPERGLAYLWPGLLLGLVSSLAAYLIQLITPMPGLRQMATFAALGLVGAWLTVRLWLPWWSPRPHIATQRIATQLNRVRLPPHAPYRWGLLGLLGLFAMVLIVTRLTANDDLRQLNPSPDSLIAEQQRVQTLMERSTDNQYLIVTAEHEALLLERLEALDTSLADLQAEGHLAHYRHLAQAVPSPATQQANLEHVRQAYSDALPDWVAEAGLPDTLLEEAQQPLRSVPLLTIEAWLKMSAGRADSTLWMGETDTAEDTHPQLAALVTLGGADEHAQQALDELAAPDHVHYQDRVATLTDTLSRLREQIALCLGIAALGLALVFGWRYRGRAWRVLLPPLGAVLVTLALFSALNIGLTLFHLLGLLLVLGIGLDAGIFSTEHPDSPAVWLAISLSCASSLLAFGLLSFSSTPALHYLGLTCLVGLAAVWALVPFARAETRHAISQPHQP encoded by the coding sequence GTGAACCATGTCCAACCGCCTAGCCCCACTCATCGCGAACGCCTCGCGGCCTGGGGCTGGGCCGGGCTGCTGCTGGGCTGCGCCCTATTACTGGCCAGCTTGCTGAGCAAGGGCGCGCCGCTTGATACACGCATTACCGCGCTGCTGCCCGACAGCCAGCAGACAGCCTTGATCGAGCAAGCCGAACAAAGCCTCAGCCACGTCGTCGAGAACCGCTTTGTACTGCTGGTGAAGGGGGATTCGCCCGAACGCTTGGTAGCCGACCTAAAGGAACGACTGGAGGCATCCGCTAGCGTCAGCGACTTCGACGTTGACGGCTTCGAGAACCCCGCAAATGATTTATCGCCTTATCGCTATCGCCTGCTGACCGACTCCCTCGCCGACGCTGATAACGATGCTTGGGTACAGCGTGGCCTGACACGGCTGCATTCGCTGGGTAGCGAGGTCGAACCCAGACGCGACCCTTTCGGCCTGCTCGATGCCTGGCTTGAACAGCGGCTCGACAGCCCCATTCGGCTACGCGATGGTCTGCCCAGCGTGAGTGAGCAAGGCACGCGCTGGTTTATCGTCAGTGGCCAGCTGTCGGCAAGCCCCTACGATATGGAGCTGCAGCAACGCCTGTCTACAGCGTTGGCGGACTTCCAGACGGCGCATCCCGAGGCTGAGATGTTGCGCAGTGGCCTGGTCTTCCATGCCGCGGCTGGGGCGGCACAGGCCAAACGCGAAATCTCGACCATTGGGCTTGGCTCATTGCTGGGCATCGGGTTGCTGCTATGGGCGACGTTTCGGCGTGGCTCGGTACTGGTCAGCCTATTATTGCCGATCACCTGCGGCGTGTTGTTTGCCCTGCCTGTCACCTGGTGGCTATTCGGCACGCTGCATCTGCTAACGCTGGCATTTGGCGCCAGCTTGATCGGCGTCGCGGTCGACTATGCGCTGCACCTGCAATGCGCTCGGCAGCTGGCGCCCGAGCGTGGACTGGCTTACCTCTGGCCGGGGCTACTATTAGGCTTAGTTTCCAGTTTGGCGGCTTACCTTATTCAACTCATCACGCCGATGCCAGGCTTGCGCCAAATGGCCACCTTCGCCGCGCTAGGGTTGGTCGGCGCCTGGTTGACGGTGCGCTTATGGTTACCCTGGTGGTCCCCACGCCCCCACATTGCGACGCAACGCATCGCCACCCAGCTGAACCGCGTGCGGCTGCCGCCTCACGCGCCCTACCGCTGGGGTCTGCTGGGGTTGCTCGGCCTATTCGCGATGGTGTTGATCGTCACGCGGCTAACCGCCAACGACGACCTGCGCCAATTGAACCCCTCGCCCGACTCGCTGATTGCCGAGCAGCAACGCGTACAGACGCTAATGGAACGCTCCACCGATAACCAATATCTCATCGTCACGGCAGAGCATGAAGCCTTGCTGCTGGAACGCCTGGAAGCCCTGGACACGTCATTGGCGGATCTACAGGCCGAAGGGCATCTGGCGCACTACCGCCACCTCGCTCAAGCAGTGCCGTCACCGGCGACACAGCAAGCCAACCTGGAACACGTGCGCCAAGCCTATAGCGATGCCCTGCCAGACTGGGTCGCCGAGGCCGGGCTTCCCGACACGCTTCTCGAAGAGGCTCAACAACCGCTACGCAGCGTGCCGCTGCTGACGATAGAAGCGTGGCTTAAGATGTCGGCAGGTCGTGCCGATAGCACACTGTGGATGGGCGAGACTGACACGGCGGAGGACACGCACCCGCAATTGGCCGCCCTGGTGACGCTGGGCGGCGCCGATGAGCACGCCCAGCAAGCGCTTGATGAGCTCGCCGCACCAGATCATGTCCACTACCAGGATCGGGTGGCCACGCTCACAGACACCCTGTCGCGACTGCGTGAGCAAATTGCCCTGTGCTTGGGCATTGCTGCGCTGGGTTTAGCGCTGGTGTTTGGCTGGCGCTATCGCGGGCGGGCCTGGCGTGTGTTACTGCCACCCTTGGGCGCCGTGTTGGTAACCCTGGCGCTATTTAGCGCACTCAACATCGGCCTGACGCTGTTCCACCTGCTAGGGTTGTTACTGGTACTGGGCATTGGGCTCGACGCGGGCATCTTCAGTACCGAGCATCCTGATAGCCCCGCGGTGTGGCTCGCCATCAGCCTGTCCTGCGCCTCCAGCTTGCTGGCCTTTGGCTTGCTATCGTTCAGCTCAACACCGGCATTGCATTATTTGGGCCTCACCTGCCTTGTGGGCCTCGCCGCGGTGTGGGCACTGGTGCCGTTCGCCAGGGCTGAGACACGGCACGCCATTTCCCAACCCCATCAGCCATGA
- a CDS encoding LolA family protein, translated as MRQRLFWYPAITVTVTVLSLMLSPTTWAAPDGAALADRLAKHAPQCGRFEQTRHLVDLETQLDSRGHFEQRDEGLVWETTSPVQERVVLSEDNDDLPAGFQVIAPVFSGLLGGHWQALEEHFTIELSGELDNWQATLTPNQSSVSERLNQLVVSGDQRVEKVALEFTNDDRLDLTLTAASCDDLDDGDSSP; from the coding sequence ATGAGACAGCGACTTTTCTGGTACCCCGCTATCACGGTAACAGTGACCGTGCTGAGCCTGATGCTCAGCCCGACCACCTGGGCAGCGCCCGATGGCGCCGCCCTTGCCGACCGCTTAGCCAAGCACGCGCCGCAGTGCGGCCGCTTCGAGCAAACCCGCCACCTGGTCGATCTTGAGACACAGCTGGATAGCCGAGGCCATTTTGAGCAACGCGACGAGGGTCTCGTCTGGGAGACGACCTCGCCGGTGCAGGAACGTGTTGTGCTGAGTGAAGACAACGACGACTTGCCCGCGGGATTTCAGGTCATCGCCCCGGTGTTTAGCGGGCTTCTTGGAGGCCATTGGCAGGCCCTGGAGGAGCATTTCACCATCGAACTCAGCGGCGAGTTGGACAACTGGCAGGCCACGCTAACGCCCAATCAATCAAGCGTCAGCGAACGGCTTAATCAACTGGTGGTGAGCGGTGACCAACGCGTAGAGAAAGTCGCCCTTGAGTTCACCAACGATGACCGGCTCGATCTGACCCTGACGGCCGCTTCTTGCGATGACCTCGACGACGGTGATTCATCGCCGTGA
- a CDS encoding acyl-CoA thioesterase codes for MTPDDRPLPRGETELVIPFHDVDMMQVAWHGHYVRYLEIARCELLDAIDYNYPQMQASGFAWPVIDLRLRYAGPALFAQRIAIEARMSEWEHRLKIDYTIRDAETRKRLTRAWSVQVAVGLDDHEMRLASPPALVERLIAWQEANT; via the coding sequence ATGACACCTGACGACCGCCCGTTGCCACGGGGCGAGACCGAGCTGGTGATTCCCTTCCACGATGTCGACATGATGCAGGTGGCCTGGCATGGCCACTATGTGCGGTATCTGGAAATCGCCCGTTGCGAACTGCTGGATGCTATCGACTATAACTACCCCCAAATGCAGGCCTCGGGATTCGCCTGGCCGGTAATCGACCTGCGCCTGCGCTATGCGGGTCCGGCCCTGTTTGCCCAACGTATCGCCATTGAGGCACGCATGAGTGAATGGGAGCATCGGCTCAAGATTGATTACACCATTCGCGATGCCGAAACGCGCAAACGCCTGACACGCGCCTGGAGCGTGCAGGTGGCGGTAGGCCTCGACGACCATGAAATGCGCCTGGCGTCGCCACCCGCGTTAGTTGAGCGGCTGATCGCCTGGCAGGAGGCCAACACATGA
- a CDS encoding HAL/PAL/TAL family ammonia-lyase, with protein MTTHHDPAADAKVSAPLTLDGSIVTLEEVLAVAEGRRRVVLSTAPAFRERIARGNAFLERLLEEEGTVYGVTTGYGDSCTRDVSAADLEQLPRQLYTFHGCGLGDVLSVEASRAVVMVRLVSLCRGVSGVSVELLERLVWLLEHDVVPVIPEEGSVGASGDLTPLSYLAAVLCGERDVFERGQRRATAEVFAAHGLTPYRLKPKEGLALMNGTAVMTALGVFAFARTSYLTQLSTRITGLSVYALDGNPYHFDADLFAAKPHPGQNRVAERLRDDLHAPDTPRNSPRLQDRYSTRCAPHVIGVVEDSLPWWRQFLETELNSANDNPLIDAEHGKVMHGGHFYGGHVAFVMDSLKQACANLADLLDRQLAQLVDTRFNHGLPSNLSGAAPERASLNHGYKAVQIGASAWTAEALKLTMPASVFSRSTECHNQDKVSMGTIAARDALRILTLVEQVAAATLHATCQAVELRSHLDDATPPPTRLADFVDECRSVFPVLEEDRALEAELRSLCDLIRQRRWSLYDT; from the coding sequence ATGACGACGCACCATGACCCGGCCGCTGACGCCAAGGTCAGCGCGCCCCTTACCCTGGATGGCTCGATCGTCACGCTCGAGGAAGTGTTGGCGGTCGCCGAAGGCCGACGCCGCGTCGTGCTGTCGACGGCACCCGCGTTCCGTGAGCGCATCGCCCGCGGCAATGCGTTTCTCGAGCGCCTGCTCGAAGAAGAGGGCACGGTTTACGGCGTCACTACCGGCTATGGCGACTCCTGCACCCGCGACGTCTCCGCCGCCGACTTGGAACAACTGCCCCGCCAGCTATATACCTTCCATGGCTGCGGCCTGGGCGATGTGCTCTCGGTGGAAGCCTCGCGGGCCGTGGTCATGGTACGCCTGGTGTCGCTGTGTCGCGGCGTGTCAGGGGTCAGCGTCGAACTGCTCGAACGCCTGGTCTGGTTACTGGAACACGATGTCGTACCCGTTATTCCCGAAGAGGGGTCGGTGGGCGCCAGCGGTGACCTGACGCCGTTGTCGTACCTGGCCGCCGTACTGTGCGGCGAACGCGACGTCTTCGAGCGTGGGCAACGCCGCGCCACGGCGGAGGTGTTCGCAGCGCATGGCCTCACCCCGTATCGTCTCAAGCCCAAGGAAGGCCTGGCGCTGATGAACGGCACGGCGGTGATGACGGCGCTGGGCGTGTTCGCGTTCGCACGGACAAGCTATCTGACCCAGCTCTCTACGCGCATCACCGGCTTATCAGTCTACGCGCTGGACGGCAACCCTTACCATTTTGACGCCGACCTGTTCGCCGCCAAGCCGCACCCCGGCCAGAACCGGGTCGCCGAGCGCTTGCGGGACGACCTTCACGCGCCCGACACGCCGCGCAATTCCCCGCGCCTGCAGGATCGTTACTCGACGCGCTGCGCCCCGCATGTGATCGGCGTCGTGGAAGACTCGCTGCCCTGGTGGCGCCAGTTCCTCGAGACCGAACTCAACAGCGCCAACGACAACCCATTAATCGACGCCGAGCACGGCAAGGTCATGCACGGCGGCCACTTTTATGGGGGGCATGTGGCGTTTGTCATGGACAGCCTCAAGCAGGCCTGTGCCAACCTGGCCGACCTGCTCGATCGCCAACTGGCGCAGCTGGTCGACACTCGTTTCAATCACGGCCTACCCAGCAACCTGAGTGGCGCGGCGCCTGAGCGGGCTAGTCTCAACCACGGCTACAAGGCGGTACAGATCGGCGCGTCAGCGTGGACGGCCGAGGCGCTCAAGCTGACCATGCCGGCCAGCGTGTTTTCGCGCTCTACCGAATGCCACAACCAGGACAAGGTTAGCATGGGCACCATTGCCGCCCGCGATGCACTGCGTATCCTGACCCTCGTGGAGCAGGTCGCCGCCGCCACCCTGCACGCCACCTGCCAGGCCGTTGAACTGCGCAGCCACCTCGACGACGCCACGCCGCCTCCTACGCGCCTGGCTGACTTTGTGGATGAGTGCCGGTCCGTCTTCCCGGTGCTGGAAGAGGACCGTGCTCTGGAAGCCGAACTGCGCAGTCTATGTGACCTGATTCGCCAACGCCGCTGGAGCTTGTATGACACCTGA
- a CDS encoding LpxL/LpxP family acyltransferase, whose product MNRHWASIGERGSVIGMTLMVAIQRYLGRWPFRIVLWPVILWYFVMHGTARRASQAYLQRLTPSLAKRPLARRWQSYRHFLAFGDTLMDKVAAWSGDIPDDKLAGKGIEHFVTAIAGGRGGLILVAHHGNLDVVNALAERHQALKLRVMMHTRNARKFNALLERVTGRPRPHIMEVSEITPATAQSLAEHINAGGYVVIAADRLPLSGERTQRVNFLGDAALFPEGPFWLAALLRCPLYALACVREDGRFRIDFDAIDDTQQLPRRQREAWIADAMQRYADQLAERVRRHPLQWFNFYPFWINDIDYPHDDAP is encoded by the coding sequence ATGAACCGGCACTGGGCAAGCATCGGCGAGCGTGGCAGTGTTATTGGCATGACCCTGATGGTGGCGATACAGCGTTACCTGGGGCGCTGGCCGTTCCGGATCGTGCTATGGCCGGTCATACTCTGGTATTTCGTGATGCACGGTACGGCAAGGCGTGCCTCCCAGGCCTACCTTCAGCGCCTCACTCCAAGCCTCGCGAAACGTCCACTCGCAAGGCGGTGGCAAAGCTATCGACATTTCCTGGCCTTCGGCGATACTTTGATGGATAAGGTCGCCGCGTGGAGCGGAGATATCCCCGATGACAAACTGGCCGGCAAGGGTATCGAGCATTTTGTGACGGCCATCGCTGGCGGGCGCGGCGGCCTGATTCTCGTCGCGCATCATGGCAATCTCGACGTGGTTAACGCGCTTGCTGAGCGACACCAAGCACTTAAGCTGAGGGTGATGATGCATACCCGCAACGCCCGCAAATTCAATGCGCTGCTAGAGCGCGTCACGGGCCGACCACGCCCGCATATAATGGAAGTCAGCGAAATTACCCCCGCGACCGCCCAGTCCCTGGCCGAACACATCAATGCCGGCGGATATGTGGTGATTGCCGCCGACCGTCTCCCGCTGTCGGGAGAACGCACTCAGCGTGTTAACTTCCTGGGGGATGCCGCCCTGTTTCCCGAAGGCCCCTTCTGGCTGGCGGCGCTGCTCCGCTGCCCGCTGTATGCGTTGGCCTGTGTACGTGAGGATGGCCGCTTCCGGATCGATTTCGATGCCATCGACGACACCCAGCAGTTGCCACGTCGGCAGCGTGAAGCCTGGATTGCCGACGCGATGCAACGTTATGCCGACCAACTGGCTGAGCGCGTGCGGCGTCACCCGCTGCAATGGTTCAATTTCTACCCCTTCTGGATCAACGACATTGACTACCCCCATGACGACGCACCATGA
- a CDS encoding glycosyltransferase family 2 protein, with amino-acid sequence MAEYCTKYSPCVLIPVYNHPATVGPVCEKLAALGIPLLLVDDGCDAECATELDRLAEQGHHLLRLAYNQGKGAAVRAGLAHAQQLGFTHALQVDADGQHASDDLPAFLAELDTSPETLVIGYPRYDASVPKIRFYGRYATHVWVWINTLSLDIRDSMCGVRLYPVAPLNHLLERHACGDRMTFDTEVLVRWHWAGGAVSNQPVRVQYPDDGVSHYALWRDNRQIAAMHTRLFFGMLWRLPRLLIRRFRQPSSKVRP; translated from the coding sequence ATGGCTGAATACTGTACCAAGTACTCCCCCTGCGTTCTCATTCCCGTCTATAACCACCCCGCCACGGTCGGGCCGGTGTGCGAAAAACTCGCTGCGCTGGGGATACCGCTGCTGCTGGTCGATGATGGCTGTGATGCCGAGTGTGCCACCGAACTCGACCGCCTCGCGGAACAGGGCCACCACCTGCTGCGGCTTGCCTATAATCAGGGCAAGGGCGCGGCGGTGCGTGCCGGACTGGCACACGCCCAGCAGTTGGGCTTCACCCATGCCCTGCAGGTGGATGCCGACGGCCAACATGCCAGCGACGACTTGCCTGCCTTTCTCGCTGAACTGGACACGTCGCCCGAAACGCTGGTGATCGGCTACCCTCGTTACGATGCCAGCGTGCCAAAAATACGCTTCTACGGCCGCTATGCAACGCACGTGTGGGTATGGATCAACACCTTGTCCCTGGATATCCGCGATTCCATGTGCGGCGTCAGGCTTTACCCGGTTGCGCCGCTCAATCACCTGCTGGAACGCCACGCCTGTGGCGACCGCATGACCTTTGACACCGAAGTACTGGTGCGCTGGCACTGGGCAGGTGGCGCTGTGTCCAACCAGCCTGTGCGGGTGCAATACCCCGACGATGGCGTGAGCCATTACGCCCTGTGGCGCGACAACCGCCAGATCGCCGCCATGCATACCCGGTTATTCTTCGGCATGCTGTGGCGCCTTCCCCGCCTGCTCATCCGGCGCTTTCGACAACCGTCGAGCAAGGTGCGCCCATGA
- a CDS encoding AMP-binding protein, which translates to MTFVPLTQLPWRRKLARHHRILPQHWVDPLSLAPRIDAWHHWLADQPGGEWLLYQPHPGEFCAALIALWESGRVAVLPADDRPATLARIAQEVDGTLPDAPGNRVEHAAGEPLPQPAPLRSTATAVVLHTSGSTGAPVRLTKRFDQLEAELAAHAQLWPLADCCVISQVSHQHIYGLLTGVLHPLCASAAFCGDACCYPETLAARLKDAGDAGLAPVVVSSPAQLTRLPEHLPWRDLPRPLRLFSSGAPLASAHAQRSETLLHAPVIEIYGSTETGGIAQRRQTLSAAWQPLPGVQVACEDEYLALRSPFLEDPQRWWHQPDRVTPVRNGFELLGRADRVVKIAGKRVSLSHIERILATAPEISDARCIDLGRSDGRLGVVAVLPSAVIPHEHATRHALIQRLRTHLSHHLERVTIPRYWRFVDALPCNTQSKLDRSLINQLFADLDDPKSPRWLGDDRPDPDTCTLTLEVPERLIFLEGHFDEYPLVPGVVMVQWAINFAGERFGQLGEFQGIERLKFQRVLRPGARFTLKLTRRDDGLAFYIDSHEGRHCSGQVRMHIQEGEQHG; encoded by the coding sequence GTGACATTCGTGCCGCTCACCCAGCTACCCTGGCGTCGGAAACTCGCGCGCCACCACCGCATCCTCCCTCAGCACTGGGTCGACCCGCTTTCGCTCGCGCCGCGAATCGATGCCTGGCATCACTGGCTGGCCGACCAACCTGGCGGTGAATGGTTACTCTATCAACCTCACCCTGGGGAATTTTGCGCAGCCTTGATTGCCCTGTGGGAGAGCGGTCGTGTGGCGGTCCTGCCCGCCGATGATCGTCCCGCAACACTGGCACGCATTGCTCAGGAAGTTGACGGCACGCTGCCCGACGCTCCCGGCAACCGAGTCGAACATGCTGCGGGTGAGCCGCTTCCTCAACCGGCGCCGCTTCGTTCAACAGCGACGGCGGTTGTCCTGCATACTTCAGGCTCGACGGGCGCGCCTGTGCGTCTCACCAAACGGTTTGACCAGCTCGAAGCAGAATTAGCGGCCCATGCGCAGCTGTGGCCGCTGGCTGATTGTTGCGTCATTTCTCAGGTCAGTCACCAGCATATTTATGGGTTGCTGACCGGCGTGCTGCATCCTCTATGCGCCAGCGCTGCCTTTTGTGGCGACGCGTGCTGTTACCCTGAGACGCTGGCCGCGCGGCTGAAGGACGCTGGCGATGCCGGCCTTGCGCCGGTGGTTGTAAGCTCCCCCGCTCAATTGACGCGTTTGCCGGAGCACCTGCCGTGGCGCGACCTTCCTCGCCCCCTACGCCTGTTTTCCTCGGGCGCGCCGCTGGCTTCAGCGCATGCCCAGCGCAGCGAAACGTTACTGCATGCTCCGGTGATTGAAATCTATGGCAGTACCGAAACAGGCGGGATCGCCCAGCGTCGCCAAACCTTAAGCGCTGCCTGGCAACCCCTACCCGGTGTGCAGGTAGCGTGTGAGGATGAGTACTTAGCGCTGCGTTCGCCCTTTCTTGAGGACCCTCAACGCTGGTGGCACCAGCCAGACCGAGTGACACCCGTGCGCAATGGCTTCGAGCTGCTGGGCCGCGCGGATCGCGTGGTAAAGATCGCGGGCAAGCGGGTTTCCTTGTCGCATATCGAGCGTATCCTCGCCACCGCGCCGGAAATCAGCGACGCACGTTGTATCGATCTTGGCCGGAGTGACGGGCGGCTAGGCGTCGTGGCCGTGCTGCCCAGCGCGGTGATTCCGCACGAACACGCCACCCGCCATGCACTGATTCAGCGCTTACGAACGCATTTATCGCATCACCTGGAGCGGGTCACCATCCCTCGCTACTGGCGCTTCGTCGATGCCCTGCCGTGCAATACTCAGAGCAAGCTCGACCGCTCGCTGATCAACCAGCTATTCGCTGACCTTGATGACCCCAAATCGCCACGCTGGCTAGGCGATGATCGCCCGGACCCCGACACCTGCACCCTAACGCTGGAAGTGCCGGAGCGTTTGATTTTTCTCGAAGGCCACTTCGATGAGTATCCGCTGGTGCCAGGGGTGGTCATGGTACAGTGGGCGATTAATTTCGCCGGTGAACGCTTCGGGCAACTCGGCGAGTTTCAGGGTATCGAACGCTTGAAATTCCAGCGAGTATTACGCCCTGGAGCCCGTTTCACGCTGAAACTGACACGCCGGGACGACGGCTTGGCTTTCTATATTGATTCACACGAAGGACGGCATTGTAGCGGACAGGTTCGCATGCATATCCAGGAGGGAGAGCAACATGGCTGA
- a CDS encoding acyl carrier protein, which yields MSTDVAATERTKIFTHVSKTLIELFELDSHDIKPQARLYEDLDIDSIDAVDLVVELKQFTGRRINPDDFKSVRTIDDVVNAVERLMQR from the coding sequence GTGTCGACTGATGTTGCTGCCACTGAGCGTACGAAAATCTTTACTCACGTGAGCAAGACGCTGATCGAGTTATTTGAGCTCGATTCTCACGATATCAAACCCCAGGCACGCCTCTATGAAGACCTGGATATCGACAGCATCGATGCTGTGGACCTGGTCGTCGAGCTCAAGCAATTCACCGGCCGGCGCATCAACCCCGACGACTTCAAATCGGTGCGCACCATCGATGACGTGGTCAATGCCGTCGAACGCCTGATGCAACGCTGA
- a CDS encoding phosphopantetheine-binding protein produces the protein MSEPSDLTLELKRMIIDTLELEDIAPDDIDPEAPLFGDGLGLDSIDALELGLALQKRYGIKLDAEAEETRQHFANLNALQALVEARRVD, from the coding sequence ATGAGCGAACCCTCCGACCTGACGCTTGAACTCAAGCGCATGATCATCGACACGCTGGAGCTTGAGGATATTGCGCCAGACGATATCGACCCTGAAGCCCCTTTATTTGGCGACGGGCTAGGACTCGATTCCATCGATGCCCTGGAGCTTGGTTTGGCATTGCAGAAGCGCTACGGTATCAAGCTAGATGCCGAAGCCGAGGAAACACGCCAGCACTTCGCCAACCTGAATGCCCTGCAGGCACTCGTGGAGGCCCGCCGTGTCGACTGA
- a CDS encoding lysophospholipid acyltransferase family protein codes for MTLDQWRRGLGTAISFLMFGIGGLVIGLVVAPLIRLCIRNSERRQRIARRLIQRCFRLFATLMQKLGVLDYRFEHMERLQRPGLLVLANHPSLIDVVFLLAYVPNADCIVKGKLANNPFTRGPILAAGYITNADPEAVLEAAKASLAKGNSLILFPEGTRTAPQRPIKFRRGGANIALRSGTDITPVLIQCTPTTLTKGEPWYRIPIRKVQMDLRVLHDLPVNTDNQQPTGQLARQLTRRLSDHFNRELEHLHDERTLRPDA; via the coding sequence ATGACGCTTGATCAGTGGCGCCGTGGGTTAGGGACGGCCATCTCGTTTTTGATGTTCGGTATCGGTGGCCTGGTCATTGGTTTAGTGGTCGCCCCCCTTATCCGACTGTGTATTCGCAATAGCGAACGTCGTCAGCGAATTGCACGCCGGTTGATCCAGCGCTGTTTCCGCTTATTCGCCACGCTCATGCAGAAACTCGGCGTACTGGATTATCGTTTCGAACATATGGAGCGTTTGCAGCGCCCTGGGTTGCTAGTACTGGCCAACCACCCTTCGCTGATCGATGTGGTGTTTCTGTTGGCCTATGTCCCCAACGCTGACTGTATCGTCAAGGGCAAGCTGGCCAACAACCCGTTCACCCGTGGCCCCATCCTGGCGGCGGGTTATATTACCAATGCCGACCCTGAAGCGGTGCTCGAGGCAGCCAAGGCGAGCCTGGCGAAAGGCAATTCTTTGATTCTGTTTCCCGAAGGCACGCGAACCGCCCCCCAGCGGCCGATCAAGTTTCGTCGCGGGGGCGCCAATATTGCCCTGCGCTCGGGCACGGATATCACACCGGTACTGATACAATGCACGCCGACCACGCTGACCAAAGGGGAGCCTTGGTACCGGATTCCTATCCGCAAGGTGCAGATGGATCTGCGTGTGCTTCACGATCTGCCCGTCAATACAGACAATCAGCAGCCGACCGGGCAGCTCGCCAGACAACTGACACGTCGGCTAAGCGATCACTTCAATAGGGAATTGGAACACTTACATGATGAGCGAACCCTCCGACCTGACGCTTGA
- a CDS encoding beta-ketoacyl synthase chain length factor, translating to MPAAFHLEDWQAWSAAQPSVAIRRQHDLSSNVSASPLPPMLRRRLDEVGRATCGILSLLDSESACPLIHASRHGDASHTLQMLESITQGEPISPTRFSMSVHNAVLGVHSIANRHHLPLQALGACGNEFDALLCEANGYLVEGYPAVVIVFSEGPLPAPYQGYAEDPGLPSAVGMRLSFGPGTKLESQPVSSPSRPTPADVIAWLNADTPFLDGLLRWRLEAG from the coding sequence ATGCCCGCAGCCTTTCACCTTGAGGACTGGCAGGCGTGGAGCGCGGCTCAGCCAAGCGTTGCAATACGCCGTCAGCACGACCTCTCGTCTAACGTCAGCGCTTCCCCGCTTCCGCCGATGCTGCGTCGTCGCTTGGACGAAGTCGGCCGCGCGACGTGTGGCATTTTGAGTCTGCTAGACTCCGAAAGTGCGTGCCCACTGATTCATGCCTCACGCCATGGTGATGCGTCCCATACGCTGCAAATGCTGGAATCGATCACGCAGGGAGAGCCGATCTCCCCAACCCGCTTTTCGATGTCTGTTCACAATGCCGTCTTGGGCGTGCACTCGATCGCCAATCGACACCACCTACCCTTACAAGCCTTGGGTGCCTGCGGTAATGAATTCGACGCGCTGCTTTGTGAGGCAAACGGCTATCTCGTTGAAGGATACCCAGCGGTCGTAATCGTTTTCTCTGAGGGGCCCCTGCCTGCCCCCTATCAGGGGTATGCCGAAGACCCCGGCTTACCTAGCGCGGTGGGTATGCGGCTATCATTTGGCCCGGGAACCAAGCTTGAGTCCCAGCCAGTTTCATCGCCCTCACGCCCCACACCGGCTGATGTGATCGCCTGGTTGAATGCCGACACCCCATTTCTTGACGGCTTGCTGCGCTGGCGACTGGAGGCAGGATGA